Below is a genomic region from Vitis riparia cultivar Riparia Gloire de Montpellier isolate 1030 chromosome 5, EGFV_Vit.rip_1.0, whole genome shotgun sequence.
CATGCATTAGGAATTTATGATGATTTTCCAATCATGAATATCTTACAAGAAGAAAACAACATCAAGGTCTTTCCATTCTAGAGCTGACTTTTGGACCAGTTCTATCTGATTGCCACTGTTTTGGGACTTCTGGCATCTTCTTAGAAACAAACTTGGCTTCATTCAACCTTCCCTCAGCCTCCAAGGAAATTCTCAAATCTTCTTGGCAGGTTAAGCGATGTTGCATTCCTTTCTCCACCAATTCATAGTATAAAGCAAATGCTTCTGAAACCTTATGGGCCTTACAAAGGCCACTTATAACTGTGCTGCACATATCAATATCGACACTCTGTCGCTTCTCCAAACTAAATAGCAACATTTTCTGTGCCTCTAGTAGCTTTCTACTCTGGCAAAGAAAGGAAACCAATTCTTCCATCTTAACCAAATATCCATTCTCATAAAGCAACCCAATGGTCATGAATGCTTTATCCTGTAGGCCACTCTTGTAGAGTAACCTTACAGTATGTGTTGAGAGATCAATATTTTGTCTAATCCTTCTCTCTAACATCAGTTTTACAAGGCTAGCAGATTCATGAGCACAACCTTTTTCCATAAGTGCGGCAAGTATGGAATGGAATATAGCCGTAGTAGGAAGATGAGAGCTCTTTAACATCTTCTCTAGACTTTTATGGGCAAGAACAGGATCACCCTTCTTCAAAAGGCCATCAATCATCAACCCATAAGTCTCAGCATCAGGCACAAAATCTCTTCTTAACATCAGAACCAAGAGATCAAACCCAGCTTCTGGTGTACCTTCCCTACAGTGCCCCAGGATCAAAGTCTTGTAAGATGGAGGATCTTGTGTCCCTCTTTTCATTAGCTGCCTAAAGACTCTCTCAGCCTTCTTTGTTTTCCCATTACTACAAAGATACTCAAACATGGGATTATACGCTGCAACAAGAGGCTTACATCCTGCATCATGAAGCAAGATCTCCTTCTCTGCTAACTCATCAAAGAACTCCTCTGCTCTCCTGAAATCCCCTCTCTGGCACAAACTCCTAATCAGCACACTGTATGTAGCTGAATCAGGCTGGACCTGTAATTCCGACATTTTCTCAAATACACTGAATGCTTCCTCCAACTTTCCCATAGTGCAGTGGGCTTTGATCAATGTATTGAGGGTACATGTATCAGGTATGAATCCTCCGTCCCCTACCATTCCCTCCAAAATCTCCTTTATCTTATCAAGCTTCTGAGCCTCACAAAGCCCTTGAATAAGCGTATTATAAGTAATCTTATTTGGTTTCAGTCCTCGGCTAACCATCTCTGCTAACAAACTCAAAGCCTCCGCCATATCCTGCTTCATACAATACCCTCTAATCAAAGTTGTATAAGTAACAACATTGGGACTCAAATTTGGACTTTTCTTGACCATACCCTTCACAACATTATGCGCAATTTTCACCTTCCCTGCCCTACAAAGGCCATCAACAAGAGTATTATATGTAACAACATCTGGGTCACACTTAAAACGCGACATTTctttgaaaaaccaaaacccTTCATCCACCATTGAGT
It encodes:
- the LOC117915251 gene encoding pentatricopeptide repeat-containing protein At1g02060, chloroplastic — its product is MASVGHSPLASSLKRCSSNLSSNLSSTPPLNSLLIHTQFISSISSQQPIKITPNEGLKAATKTKRSQAMARLINTEPWSHELQLSLAELAPSLSKTTVLQTLQLIRTPAKALHFFRWVEAKGFTHNEQSYFLMIEILGRSRNLNAARNFVFSIEKKSGGAVKLGDRFFNSLIRSYGWAGLFQESIKVFKTMKEIGVSPSVVTFNSLLLIMLKRGRTSMAKQLFDEMLDTYGVTPDTYTFNILIRGFCMNSMVDEGFWFFKEMSRFKCDPDVVTYNTLVDGLCRAGKVKIAHNVVKGMVKKSPNLSPNVVTYTTLIRGYCMKQDMAEALSLLAEMVSRGLKPNKITYNTLIQGLCEAQKLDKIKEILEGMVGDGGFIPDTCTLNTLIKAHCTMGKLEEAFSVFEKMSELQVQPDSATYSVLIRSLCQRGDFRRAEEFFDELAEKEILLHDAGCKPLVAAYNPMFEYLCSNGKTKKAERVFRQLMKRGTQDPPSYKTLILGHCREGTPEAGFDLLVLMLRRDFVPDAETYGLMIDGLLKKGDPVLAHKSLEKMLKSSHLPTTAIFHSILAALMEKGCAHESASLVKLMLERRIRQNIDLSTHTVRLLYKSGLQDKAFMTIGLLYENGYLVKMEELVSFLCQSRKLLEAQKMLLFSLEKRQSVDIDMCSTVISGLCKAHKVSEAFALYYELVEKGMQHRLTCQEDLRISLEAEGRLNEAKFVSKKMPEVPKQWQSDRTGPKVSSRMERP